The following coding sequences are from one Megachile rotundata isolate GNS110a chromosome 13, iyMegRotu1, whole genome shotgun sequence window:
- the LOC100875610 gene encoding tubulin alpha chain isoform X2 yields the protein MRECISMHVGQAGVQMGNACWELYCLEHGIQPDGTMPSDKVSGTNDCFNTFFNETSSGKMVPRAVMVDLEPTVVDEVRIGCYKKLYHPEQLITGKEDAANNYARGHYSIGREVIDSVMDRVRRLTDQCTGLQGFFVFHSFGGGTGSGFTSLLMQKLSDDYGKKSKLEFAVYPAPQVSTAVVEPYNAILTTHTTIGHSDCAFMVDNEAIYDICRRKLGIERPSYANLNRLISQVVSSITASLRFDGALNVDLTEFQTNLVPYPRIHFPLATYAPVVSADKAFHEGMSVAEITSECFEASNQMVKCDPREGKYMACCLLYRGDVVPKDVNAAIAAMKRKSCIRFVDWCPTGFKVGINYQPPTVVPGGDLAKVKRAVSMLSNTTAIEEAWAKLNYKFDLMFHKRAFVHWYVGEGMEEGEFAEARDDLAALERDYEEVALESSTTPDASLEY from the exons ATG CGCGAGTGTATTTCTATGCACGTGGGCCAAGCGGGCGTTCAAATGGGCAATGCGTGCTGGGAATTGTATTGCCTCGAACATGGAATCCAACCGGATGGTACGATGCCGTCAGACAAAGTGTCCGGTACAAACGATTGTTTCAACACCTTTTTCAACGAAACCAGTTCCGGAAAGATGGTACCGCGTGCTGTGATGGTTGATCTTGAACCTACTGTCGTTG ATGAAGTACGAATAGGCTGCTACAAGAAACTGTATCACCCGGAGCAATTAATCACTGGAAAGGAAGATGCTGCGAACAATTACGCCCGCGGCCATTATTCGATCGGTAGAGAAGTGATAGATTCGGTGATGGACAGAGTTCGAAGGCTGACAGATCAATGCACTGGACTTCAGGGATTTTTTGTGTTCCATTCGTTCGGAGGAGGAACCGGGTCGGGATTCACTTCTTTGCTCATGCAAAAGCTTTCGGACGATTACGGGAAAAAGAGCAAATTAGAATTTGCAGTGTACCCGGCACCACAA GTATCTACGGCGGTCGTGGAACCATATAACGCAATCCTTACGACTCACACGACAATAGGTCATTCTGACTGTGCATTTATGGTGGATAATGAAGCAATTTACGACATATGTAGACGGAAGCTTGGAATTGAACGACCTTCGTACGCTAATCTAAATCGCCTAATTAGTCAAGTGGTATCTTCAATTACCGCTTCCTTGAGATTTGACGGCGCTTTGAACGTGGACTTGACCGAATTTCAAACGAACTTAGTACCATATCCTAGAATTCACTTTCCTCTTGCCACTTATGCCCCGGTGGTGTCGGCAGACAAAGCTTTCCACGAGGGAATGTCCGTCGCGGAAATAACCTCCGAATGTTTCGAGGCATCGAATCAAATGGTCAAGTGCGATCCACGCGAAGGTAAATACATGGCGTGTTGCTTGTTGTATCGCGGAGACGTGGTACCGAAAGATGTAAATGCAGCAATAGCCGCGATGAAGAGGAAAAGTTGCATACGCTTCGTTGATTGGTGCCCGACTGGTTTTAAAGTCGGCATCAATTATCAGCCACCTACCGTGGTTCCTGGTGGAGACCTTGCGAAG GTTAAACGGGCTGTGTCGATGCTATCGAATACTACGGCCATCGAAGAAGCTTGGGCGAAATTGAATTACAAGTTTGATCTCATGTTTCATAAACGAGCATTCGTCCACTGGTATGTAGGAGAAGGTATGGAGGAAGGTGAATTTGCCGAAGCACGTGATGATCTTGCCGCATTGGAGAGGGATTATGAAGAAGTCGCGCTTGAATCGTCGACCACACCAGATGCatcattggaatattaa
- the LOC100875722 gene encoding ATP-binding cassette subfamily C member 4, with product MDASKKYDNPNPQLSANIFSKLIFWWLKPLFWYGKDHDLELKDIYNVMPSDVSQHLGDKLERNWLKEIKVAEKAHRKPRFFTALRKTFTWSFAYYGGWQCFLSVVIRVLQPYVLGLLIWHFDPRAVSTASEAYIYATAVVLMTFCGAFIIHHSNLGLMEVGMRVRIACSSLMYRKILRLSKSSTNITTPGQIINLLSNDVGRFEQLFITLHFIWILPIQGALIAFMIWKNVGIAALAGVVLISIQTIPLQGYMGKWISKLRLKIAIRTDERVRLMSEIISGIQVIKMYTWELPFEKLVSLVRSREVDILTLTSYLRGFTLATFVFTERSTLYFTILTYVLLGNVISADKVFSMAQYFNILQLTMAILYPMAVSAAAEASVSIKRLEEFLTLKENNTMINPPQTGDGSIIMKNITASWSDNAIVNTLHDINVKIEPGKLYAVVGLVGAGKSSFLQLILRELQQTYGEICVNGSVSYASQEAWLFSGTVRNNILFGLPYDKEKYNEVVKVCALSKDFQQFNYGDKTFVGDRGAALSGGQRARINLARAVYRSTDIYLLDDPLSAVDTHVGKQLFNECIKSYLRDKTRILVTHQIQHLRNCDYIILLNNGKIEFQGTFTELQAKRIDFLKTLSLEESKGDAEVVEVGTNNTLDVAIASGNDKDDDEAEPEETEELMAKGDLSKSLYWKYFRAGGSVMMILCFLITLILGQIGSSGSDYWVAYWTRQEEMRIKNDHDNRTLEILRSNFTNPLAFTENTNETMNDTFPFDLNVSTVEPELSTSLENRSANNSVWTMNAISTDTYYLDYETALWIYGAFIFASILFTSIRNLVFYKLCMNASKNLHNLMFSCLLKAPMLFFDTHPSGRILNRFSKDVGAVDEILPRTMIESVQIFAVMVGILAQVLIINWWTLFPMIVMGFLYWQIRNIYLKTAQTMKRYEGTTKSPVFSHVSSSLLGLTTIRSACAQDMVRKEFDVHQDLHTSAYYLTLVTGVAFGFALDIVSICFITFITYSFIIFDTGDTYAGNVGLALSQVLILCGMLQHGMRQTAETIAQMTSVERILQFTQLEKEGPFESEPNKKPSTQWPSDGGITFDHVYLRYADSMPPVLKDLCFVIRPGEKVGIVGRTGAGKTSLISALFRLTKLEGAIYIDNIDTKEVGLHDLRKKISIIPQEPILFSATLRDNLDPFHNFDDATLWAALEDVELKASVSSLDYYVEQGGANFSVGQRQLICLARAILRNNKILLLDEATANVDPTTDSLIQKTIRQKFKNCTVLTIAHRLNTIMDSDEVLVMDHGQAVEFDHPYILLKNESSYFSSMVKETGKTMAEQLRNIAKEAYNNVSNNTESQLSPHTGNGKAISKDD from the exons ATGGATGCTAGCAAGAAGTATGATAATCCTAATCCTCAGTTGTCAGCAaacatttttagtaaattaatattttg GTGGTTGAAACCTTTGTTCTGGTATGGAAAGGACCATGATCTTGAACTTAAAGATATATATAATGTAATGCCAAGCGATGTTAGTCAACATCTTGGAGATAAACTTGAAAG GAATTGGCTAAAAGAGATTAAAGTGGCTGAGAAAGCTCATAGAAAGCCTAGATTTTTCACTGCGTTACGAAAAACATTTACATGGTCCTTTGCTTATTACGGAGGATGGCAGTGTTTTTTATCGGTCGTTATAAG AGTTTTACAACCATATGTGCTGGGTCTGTTAATTTGGCACTTTGATCCTAGAGCTGTATCTACTGCCAGTGAAGCATATATTTATGCTACTGCTGTTGTACTTATGACTTTTTGCGGGGCTTTTATTATTCATCATTCAAATTTAGGTTTAATGGAAGTTGGAATGAGAGTTAGGATAGCTTGTTCTTCCTTAATGTATAGAAAG ATTTTACGTCTATCAAAATCTTCTACCAACATTACTACTCCAGGGCAGATTATAAATTTGCTATCAAATGATGTTGGGAGATTTGAACAGTTGTTTATAACATTACATTTCATTTGGATATTACCAATTCAAGGAGCTCTAATTGCGTTTATGATTTggaaaaatgttggaattgcTGCTTTAGCCGGTGTTGTTCTTATAAGCATCCAAACTATACCACTTCAGG GGTATATGGGGAAATGGATATCAAAATTGCGATTGAAAATTGCGATAAGAACAGACGAAAGAGTACGTTTAATGTCAGAAATTATTAGTGGAATTCaagttattaaaatgtatacttGGGAACTGCCGTTTGAAAAGCTTGTTAGTCTTGTTAGAAG TCGAGAGGTAGACATCCTTACACTTACGTCATACTTACGAGGTTTTACTTTAGCCACTTTTGTGTTCACTGAACGATCaacattatattttacaattctgaCATATGTACTTCTCGGAAACGTTATATCCGCTGATAAAGTATTTTCAATGGCGCAGTACTTTAATATTCTGCAACTTACTATGGCAATTTTATATCCCATGGCTGTATCAGCTGCTGCAGAAGCCTCTGTATCCATTAAAAGGCTCGAG GAGTTCCTTACATTGAAAGAAAATAACACTATGATTAATCCTCCACAAACTGGAGATGGCAGtattataatgaaaaatattactgCATCTTGGTCCGACAACGCGATTGTAAATACGTTACATGACATTAATGTTAAAATAGAACCCGGAAAACTGTATGCCGTTGTTGGTCTAGTTGGTGCAGGAAAG AGTTCCTTCcttcaattaattttaagaGAGTTACAACAAACTTATGGAGAAATATGTGTAAATGGTAGTGTGTCTTATGCTAGTCAAGAAGCGTGGCTATTTTCAGGCACGGTACGAAATAATATTCTTTTCGGGCTACCTTATGataaagaaaagtataacgAGGTTGTTAAAGTGTGTGCTCTCTCAAAAGATTTTCAACAATTTAACTATGGTGATAAAACGTTTGTTGGAGATAGAGGCGCAGCCCTTAGCGGTGGACAACGCGCTAGAATAAATTTAGCTAg GGCTGTGTACAGAAGTACAGATATTTATTTACTAGATGATCCGTTATCCGCGGTCGACACTCACGTGGGAAAACAATTATTTAACGAGTGCATCAAAAGTTACCTCCGAGATAAGACAAGAATTCTAGTAACTCATCAAATACAACATTTAagaaattgtgattatattattctgTTAAATAAT GGCAAAATCGAGTTTCAAGGGACATTTACAGAGCTTCAAGCGAAACGTATAGATTTTCTAAAAACACTATCATTAGAAGAAAGTAAAGGAGATGCCGAAGTCGTAGAAGTTGGAACAAATAATACGCTTGATGTAGCCATCGCGTCTGGTAACGATAAAGACGACGACGAAGCTGAACCAGAGGAAACAGAGGAATTAATGGCTAAAGGAGATCTTTCTAAATCACTTTACTGGAAATACTTCAGAGCTGGAGGTTCTGTGATGATGATTTTGTGCTTTCTGATTACTTTAATCCTAGGACAAATAGGAAGCAGTGGTAGCGACTACTGGGTTGCTTATTG GACAAGACAAGAGGAAATGCGTATAAAAAATGATCACGATAATCGTACATTAGAAATACTTAGAAGTAATTTTACAAATCCACTTGCTTTTACTGAAAATACAAATGAAACAATGAACGACACGTTCCCATTTGATTTAAATGTTTCTACCGTAGAACCGGAGTTATCGACGTCCTTAGAAAACAGAAGTGCTAATAATAGT GTGTGGACTATGAATGCAATTTCCACAGATACGTACTATCTTGATTACGAAACAGCTTTATGGATTTACGGTGCCTTTATCTTTGCAAGCATATTGTTTACTTCCATAAGAAACCTCGTATTCTATAAGCTGTGCATGAACGCCAGCAAAAATCTTCATAATCTCATGTTTTCTTGTTTGCTTAAAGCCCCGATGTTATTTTTCGACACACACCCATCTG GTCGTATCTTAAATCGTTTTTCCAAGGATGTTGGAGCTGTCGATGAAATATTACCGAGAACAATGATAGAATCTGTCCAAATATTTGCAGTGATGGTTGGAATTTTAGCTCAAGTTTTGATTATCAACTGGTGGACACTATTTCCAATGATTGTCATGGGTTTCTTATATTGgcaaataagaaatatttaccTTAAAACTGCGCAAACTATGAAACGTTACGAAGGAACCA caAAAAGCCCTGTATTCTCACATGTCAGTTCCTCCTTATTGGGGTTGACAACAATTCGCTCAGCTTGCGCGCAAGACATGGTTCGTAAAGAATTTGACGTTCATCAAGATCTTCATACTAGCGCTTACTATTTGACTCTAGTAACAGGCGTTGCTTTTGGATTTGCATTAGATATCGTCTCCATTTgtttcattacttttattacgtATAGCTTCATCATATTTGACACGG GAGATACATACGCGGGAAATGTAGGTTTAGCTTTATCACAAGTATTAATTCTGTGTGGAATGCTTCAACACGGAATGCGTCAAACGGCTGAAACAATTGCACAAATGACAAGTGTAGAACGAATCTTACAATTTACGCAACTCGAAAAAGAGGGACCATTCGAAAGCGAACCAAACAAGAAACCGTCCACGCAATGGCCTTCCGATGGTGGAATCACTTTTGATCACGTTTATTTGCGTTACGCAGACTCGATGCCTCCGGTTCTTAAAGACTTATGTTTTGTCATAAGACCGGGTGAAAAG GTAGGAATAGTCGGTCGTACTGGTGCCGGTAAAACCTCTCTAATATCAGCCTTGTTTCGCTTAACGAAACTTGAGGGTGCTATTTACATAGATAATATAGATACAAAAGAAGTAGGTCTCCATGACTTAAGAAAGAAAATCTCTATCATTCCGCAAGAACCTATTTTATTTTCGGCGACACTTCGAGATAATCTCGATCCATTTCATAATTTCGATGATGCTACTCTCTGGGCTGCGCTCGAGGATGTAGAACTAAAAGCATCGGTATCCTCACTAGATTATTATGTGGAGCAAGGAGGAGCCAACTTTAGCGTAGGGCAAAGACAATTGATTTGTCTAGCACGTGCAATtcttagaaataataaaattttgcttCTTGATGAAGCAACAGCTAACGTGGATCCTACCACGGATTCTTTAATACAAAAAACTATTCgacaaaagttcaaaaattgcaCGGTACTAACCATTGCACATAGATTGAACACGATAATGGATAGCGATGAAGTGTTAGTCATGGATCACGGTCAAGCAGTCGAGTTTGATCACCCatatattttacttaaaaatgaaTCAAGTTACTTTAGCAGCATGGTCAAAGAAACTGGAAAAACAATGGCCGAACAACTTAGAAATATTGCAAAAGAG GCTTATAATAACGTTTCCAACAATACGGAATCACAATTATCGCCACATACTGGCAATGGCAAAGCCATTTCCAAAGATGATTAA
- the LOC100875610 gene encoding tubulin alpha chain isoform X3: MFIRNVCIIRETYEVRIGCYKKLYHPEQLITGKEDAANNYARGHYSIGREVIDSVMDRVRRLTDQCTGLQGFFVFHSFGGGTGSGFTSLLMQKLSDDYGKKSKLEFAVYPAPQVSTAVVEPYNAILTTHTTIGHSDCAFMVDNEAIYDICRRKLGIERPSYANLNRLISQVVSSITASLRFDGALNVDLTEFQTNLVPYPRIHFPLATYAPVVSADKAFHEGMSVAEITSECFEASNQMVKCDPREGKYMACCLLYRGDVVPKDVNAAIAAMKRKSCIRFVDWCPTGFKVGINYQPPTVVPGGDLAKVKRAVSMLSNTTAIEEAWAKLNYKFDLMFHKRAFVHWYVGEGMEEGEFAEARDDLAALERDYEEVALESSTTPDASLEY; this comes from the exons ATGTTTATACGTAACGTTTGCATTATTCGAGAAACTT ATGAAGTACGAATAGGCTGCTACAAGAAACTGTATCACCCGGAGCAATTAATCACTGGAAAGGAAGATGCTGCGAACAATTACGCCCGCGGCCATTATTCGATCGGTAGAGAAGTGATAGATTCGGTGATGGACAGAGTTCGAAGGCTGACAGATCAATGCACTGGACTTCAGGGATTTTTTGTGTTCCATTCGTTCGGAGGAGGAACCGGGTCGGGATTCACTTCTTTGCTCATGCAAAAGCTTTCGGACGATTACGGGAAAAAGAGCAAATTAGAATTTGCAGTGTACCCGGCACCACAA GTATCTACGGCGGTCGTGGAACCATATAACGCAATCCTTACGACTCACACGACAATAGGTCATTCTGACTGTGCATTTATGGTGGATAATGAAGCAATTTACGACATATGTAGACGGAAGCTTGGAATTGAACGACCTTCGTACGCTAATCTAAATCGCCTAATTAGTCAAGTGGTATCTTCAATTACCGCTTCCTTGAGATTTGACGGCGCTTTGAACGTGGACTTGACCGAATTTCAAACGAACTTAGTACCATATCCTAGAATTCACTTTCCTCTTGCCACTTATGCCCCGGTGGTGTCGGCAGACAAAGCTTTCCACGAGGGAATGTCCGTCGCGGAAATAACCTCCGAATGTTTCGAGGCATCGAATCAAATGGTCAAGTGCGATCCACGCGAAGGTAAATACATGGCGTGTTGCTTGTTGTATCGCGGAGACGTGGTACCGAAAGATGTAAATGCAGCAATAGCCGCGATGAAGAGGAAAAGTTGCATACGCTTCGTTGATTGGTGCCCGACTGGTTTTAAAGTCGGCATCAATTATCAGCCACCTACCGTGGTTCCTGGTGGAGACCTTGCGAAG GTTAAACGGGCTGTGTCGATGCTATCGAATACTACGGCCATCGAAGAAGCTTGGGCGAAATTGAATTACAAGTTTGATCTCATGTTTCATAAACGAGCATTCGTCCACTGGTATGTAGGAGAAGGTATGGAGGAAGGTGAATTTGCCGAAGCACGTGATGATCTTGCCGCATTGGAGAGGGATTATGAAGAAGTCGCGCTTGAATCGTCGACCACACCAGATGCatcattggaatattaa
- the LOC143265695 gene encoding uncharacterized protein LOC143265695, whose translation MANEDRDVFFSPQKSGNQQQGSNPFEVSNIDRVGIRVPPFWSSNPLLWFHQLESQFALNNITVDSTKYFYVTSFLDIKCLQEVEDIIQNPPATGKYEKIKEELIRRLSRSQEQRIQQLLEHEEIGDRTPSQFLRHLRNLAGDIKVPENFLRTIWMNRLPASMRTILATQMDASLEKMAELADKVNEITPIGKCAAVSTDTRFELLCEQMARLTQQVAELAKHSNSTHPGRSTFRGRKKWRNYGRSSSRGRNNSRSPSPSQPGVCWYHRRFGDRSTRCTIPCTYPQRQQQHQGNETDRP comes from the coding sequence ATGGCTAATGAAGATAGAGACGTTTTCTTCAGCCCGCAAAAGAGTGGAAATCAGCAGCAAGGATCAAACCCCTTTGAGGTGTCGAACATCGACCGTGTGGGTATACGTGTCCCACCTTTTTGGTCCAGTAACCCGCTGCTCTGGTTTCATCAATTGGAATCACAATTCGCACTCAACAACATAACTGTGGATTCCACAaagtacttttatgtcacgTCGTTCCTTGATATTAAGTGCTTGCAAGAAGTCGAGGATATTATACAAAATCCTCCTGCCACtggtaaatatgaaaaaatcaAGGAGGAGCTAATACGGAGGCTATCCAGATCGCAGGAGCAACGGATTCAGCAGCTCCTGGAACATGAAGAAATTGGCGATAGGACACCTTCGCAATTTTTACGCCATCTCCGCAACCTGGCTGGGGATATTAAAGTGCCGGAAAATTTCCTGAGGACGATCTGGATGAATCGACTGCCAGCATCAATGCGGACCATCCTCGCCACGCAGATGGATGCATCTCTCGAGAAGATGGCGGAATTGGCCGATAAGGTCAATGAAATCACGCCTATCGGGAAATGTGCTGCTGTGTCCACGGACACCCGATTCGAGCTATTGTGCGAGCAGATGGCGCGTTTAACACAGCAAGTTGCGGAGCTTGCGAAGCACAGCAATTCCACGCATCCAGGGAGATCCACTTTCCGCGGACGGAAAAAGTGGCGCAACTACGGCCGCAGCTCCAGCCGAGGTAGAAACAACAGCCGCAGCCCCAGCCCGTCGCAGCCAGGTGTATGCTGGTACCATCGCAGGTTCGGTGACAGGTCAACAAGGTGCACCATCCCCTGCACCTACCCGCAACGTCAACAGCAACACCAGGGAAACGAGACCGATCGACCTTAG
- the NiPp1 gene encoding nuclear inhibitor of protein phosphatase 1 isoform X2, translating to MANHYEVPNWAGKPPVGLHLDVLKNDKLIQKLMVDEKKCYLFGRNQQLNDFCIDHASCSRVHAALVYHKHLNRAFLVDLGSKPHKPTQLPIDSTFHFGASTRYYIIRERPQTGTRPIIEELEKLSEDIDAGGLLGLPETETELDNLTEFNTAHNRRISMLGITDDEIHKPTRKRKKKGITFNDDEEVINPEDVDPSVGRFRNLVQTTVVPSKRMRMEGGLISLSEDHNPLKHVQPTTTTPQLYHDLPPEQFTPSSLSLNPFSSALSSLSSRLGIALPNPAPEVEMTPNQIPAETPHVPEIPGPTETRAMEPKKKKYAKEAWPGKKPIPTLLV from the exons ATGGCTAATCACTATGAAGTACCTAATtg GGCTGGAAAGCCACCAGTTGGATTACATTTAgatgtattaaaaaatgataaattaatccAG AAACTAATGGTCGATGAAaagaaatgttatttatttgGTCGTAATCAACAATTAAATGACTTTTGTATAGATCATGCATCTTGCTCTCGTGTTCATGCTGCTCTAGTTTATCACAAACATCTAAATCGTGCATTTCTTGTTGATTTGGGTAGCA AACCACATAAACCTACACAGTTACCTATTGATAGCACATTTCATTTTGGAGCTTCTACTCGATACTACATTATTAGGGAAAGACCACAAACTGGTACAAGACCAATTATCGAGGAGTTAGAGAAACTGTCAGAAGATATTGATGCTGGTGGTTTATTGGGTTTaccagaaacagaaacagaactTGAT AATTTGACAGAGTTCAATACTGCACATAATAGGCGCATATCGATGCTAGGTATAACAGATGATGAAATTCACAAACCAACAAGAAAGCGTAAGAAAAAGGGAATTACGTTTAATGATGATGAAGAAGTAATAAATCCAGAAGATGTGGACCCATCAGTTGGCAGATTTCGTAACCTTGTACAAACTACTGTAGTACCCAGTAAA AGAATGCGTATGGAAGGAGGTTTAATATCTTTATCAGAGGATCACAATCCTTTGAAACACGTTCAACCCACAACAACAACGCCGCAACTGTACCACGACTTACCCCCAGAGCAGTTTACTCCATCGTCACTATCTCTTAATCCATTTTCCAGTGCTTTGTCTTCGTTATCGTCACGACTTGGTATCGCATTACCAAATCCGGCACCCGAAGTGGAAATGACACCTAATCAAATACCGGCGGAAACACCACACGTACCAGAAATACCAGGACCTACGGAAACGCGAGCTATGGAaccgaaaaagaaaaaatatgccAAAGAAGCTTGGCCCGGGAAAAAACCCATACCTACGCTTTTGGTATAG
- the NiPp1 gene encoding nuclear inhibitor of protein phosphatase 1 isoform X1 translates to MANHYEVPNWAGKPPVGLHLDVLKNDKLIQKLMVDEKKCYLFGRNQQLNDFCIDHASCSRVHAALVYHKHLNRAFLVDLGSTHGTFIGNLRLEPHKPTQLPIDSTFHFGASTRYYIIRERPQTGTRPIIEELEKLSEDIDAGGLLGLPETETELDNLTEFNTAHNRRISMLGITDDEIHKPTRKRKKKGITFNDDEEVINPEDVDPSVGRFRNLVQTTVVPSKRMRMEGGLISLSEDHNPLKHVQPTTTTPQLYHDLPPEQFTPSSLSLNPFSSALSSLSSRLGIALPNPAPEVEMTPNQIPAETPHVPEIPGPTETRAMEPKKKKYAKEAWPGKKPIPTLLV, encoded by the exons ATGGCTAATCACTATGAAGTACCTAATtg GGCTGGAAAGCCACCAGTTGGATTACATTTAgatgtattaaaaaatgataaattaatccAG AAACTAATGGTCGATGAAaagaaatgttatttatttgGTCGTAATCAACAATTAAATGACTTTTGTATAGATCATGCATCTTGCTCTCGTGTTCATGCTGCTCTAGTTTATCACAAACATCTAAATCGTGCATTTCTTGTTGATTTGGGTAGCA CTCATGGAACTTTTATTGGTAATCTTCGTTTAGAACCACATAAACCTACACAGTTACCTATTGATAGCACATTTCATTTTGGAGCTTCTACTCGATACTACATTATTAGGGAAAGACCACAAACTGGTACAAGACCAATTATCGAGGAGTTAGAGAAACTGTCAGAAGATATTGATGCTGGTGGTTTATTGGGTTTaccagaaacagaaacagaactTGAT AATTTGACAGAGTTCAATACTGCACATAATAGGCGCATATCGATGCTAGGTATAACAGATGATGAAATTCACAAACCAACAAGAAAGCGTAAGAAAAAGGGAATTACGTTTAATGATGATGAAGAAGTAATAAATCCAGAAGATGTGGACCCATCAGTTGGCAGATTTCGTAACCTTGTACAAACTACTGTAGTACCCAGTAAA AGAATGCGTATGGAAGGAGGTTTAATATCTTTATCAGAGGATCACAATCCTTTGAAACACGTTCAACCCACAACAACAACGCCGCAACTGTACCACGACTTACCCCCAGAGCAGTTTACTCCATCGTCACTATCTCTTAATCCATTTTCCAGTGCTTTGTCTTCGTTATCGTCACGACTTGGTATCGCATTACCAAATCCGGCACCCGAAGTGGAAATGACACCTAATCAAATACCGGCGGAAACACCACACGTACCAGAAATACCAGGACCTACGGAAACGCGAGCTATGGAaccgaaaaagaaaaaatatgccAAAGAAGCTTGGCCCGGGAAAAAACCCATACCTACGCTTTTGGTATAG
- the LOC100875610 gene encoding tubulin alpha chain isoform X4: MFIHEVRIGCYKKLYHPEQLITGKEDAANNYARGHYSIGREVIDSVMDRVRRLTDQCTGLQGFFVFHSFGGGTGSGFTSLLMQKLSDDYGKKSKLEFAVYPAPQVSTAVVEPYNAILTTHTTIGHSDCAFMVDNEAIYDICRRKLGIERPSYANLNRLISQVVSSITASLRFDGALNVDLTEFQTNLVPYPRIHFPLATYAPVVSADKAFHEGMSVAEITSECFEASNQMVKCDPREGKYMACCLLYRGDVVPKDVNAAIAAMKRKSCIRFVDWCPTGFKVGINYQPPTVVPGGDLAKVKRAVSMLSNTTAIEEAWAKLNYKFDLMFHKRAFVHWYVGEGMEEGEFAEARDDLAALERDYEEVALESSTTPDASLEY; encoded by the exons ATGTTTATAC ATGAAGTACGAATAGGCTGCTACAAGAAACTGTATCACCCGGAGCAATTAATCACTGGAAAGGAAGATGCTGCGAACAATTACGCCCGCGGCCATTATTCGATCGGTAGAGAAGTGATAGATTCGGTGATGGACAGAGTTCGAAGGCTGACAGATCAATGCACTGGACTTCAGGGATTTTTTGTGTTCCATTCGTTCGGAGGAGGAACCGGGTCGGGATTCACTTCTTTGCTCATGCAAAAGCTTTCGGACGATTACGGGAAAAAGAGCAAATTAGAATTTGCAGTGTACCCGGCACCACAA GTATCTACGGCGGTCGTGGAACCATATAACGCAATCCTTACGACTCACACGACAATAGGTCATTCTGACTGTGCATTTATGGTGGATAATGAAGCAATTTACGACATATGTAGACGGAAGCTTGGAATTGAACGACCTTCGTACGCTAATCTAAATCGCCTAATTAGTCAAGTGGTATCTTCAATTACCGCTTCCTTGAGATTTGACGGCGCTTTGAACGTGGACTTGACCGAATTTCAAACGAACTTAGTACCATATCCTAGAATTCACTTTCCTCTTGCCACTTATGCCCCGGTGGTGTCGGCAGACAAAGCTTTCCACGAGGGAATGTCCGTCGCGGAAATAACCTCCGAATGTTTCGAGGCATCGAATCAAATGGTCAAGTGCGATCCACGCGAAGGTAAATACATGGCGTGTTGCTTGTTGTATCGCGGAGACGTGGTACCGAAAGATGTAAATGCAGCAATAGCCGCGATGAAGAGGAAAAGTTGCATACGCTTCGTTGATTGGTGCCCGACTGGTTTTAAAGTCGGCATCAATTATCAGCCACCTACCGTGGTTCCTGGTGGAGACCTTGCGAAG GTTAAACGGGCTGTGTCGATGCTATCGAATACTACGGCCATCGAAGAAGCTTGGGCGAAATTGAATTACAAGTTTGATCTCATGTTTCATAAACGAGCATTCGTCCACTGGTATGTAGGAGAAGGTATGGAGGAAGGTGAATTTGCCGAAGCACGTGATGATCTTGCCGCATTGGAGAGGGATTATGAAGAAGTCGCGCTTGAATCGTCGACCACACCAGATGCatcattggaatattaa